The DNA sequence CACTGTGCGCAACCCGGATGGTGATCTGATCGCCCGTCCGGCGGAATGGCTCGAGGATCATGGCGAAGCACCGCCCGTGACCGTGCGCCAGTCGAACGCCGGACGCGACCGCAGCAAATCCCGCGCGCCGTCGACGGCGGCAGGCATAGGCGACCGGGTTCTGGCGCGGATCTTTGCCACGACGCATGGCGCCAAGACCACCTACACCGCCCGCATCATGAAAGTGCTGGACCGGCGCGAAGGCCTGGTTCTGGGCGTGTTCCGGGCCTTGCCCGACGGCGGTGGACGGCTGATGCCGATCGAACGCCGTGGCGAGGAATTTGCCATTGCTGCGGACGCCGCTGGCAATGCCAAGGACGGCGATCTGGTCGAGGTGGAATCGATCAAGCTGAGCCGCATGGGGCTGCCACAGGCCAAGGTGCATGCGGTGCTGGGCTCGGTCGATGGCGAAAAGGCGATCTCGATGATCGCCATTCATTCCCACGGCATCCCGCATGTGTTTCCCGCCGAAGTGATCGAGGCCGCCGAAAACGCCAAGCCGGCGCCGCTTTCGGGCCGCGAGGACTGGCGCAAGATTCCGCTCATCACCATCGACCCGCATGACGCCAAGGACCATGACGACGCGGTCTTTGCCGAAGAGGATCCCTCGCCCGACAATCCCGGCGGCATCATCGCCACCGTGGCGATTGCCGATGTGTCCTGGTATGTGCGCACCGGGTCTCCGCTCGACCGCGAAGCGCTCAAGCGCGGCAACTCGGCCTATTTTCCCGACCGGGTTGTTCCGATGCTACCGGAGCGGATTTCCAACGATCTGTGTTCCCTGCGCGAGGGCGAAGACCGCCCGGCGCTGGCGCTGCGCATGGTGTTTTCCAGTGAAGGCCGCAAGATCGGCCACAAATTTCACCGGGTGATGATCAAGAGTGCCGCCAAGTTGTCCTATCAGCAGGCGCAGGCGGCGATTGACGGCAACCCGGACGACAAGTCCGGGCCGCTGCTCGAGACCGTCCTGAAGCCGTTGTGGGCTGCCTACGCAGTACTCAAGCGCGAGCGCAACCGGCGCCAGCCGCTTGATCTCGACATGCCGGAGCGCAAGATCCTGCTGACGCCGGAAGGCAAGGTCGACAAGGTGATCGTGCCCGAACGGCTCGATGCGCACAGGCTGATCGAGGAATTCATGATCCAGGCCAATGTGGCCGCAGCCGAAACGCTGGAAAAGCGCAAGCAGGCCTTGATCTACCGGGTTCATGACCAGCCATCGCTGGCCAAGCAGGAAGTGCTGCGCGAGTTTCTCGGCACGCTCGGACTGTCGCTGGCGCGCGGCGCGGCGATACGGGCCAGTTCGTTCAACGGCATCCTCGCCAAGGCATCCGGAGAGCCCTATCAGGGCATGGTCAACGAGATGGTGCTGCGCAGCCAGAGCCAGGCGATCTACTCGCCGGAAAATCTTGGCCATTTCGGCCTCAATTTGATGAAATACGCGCATTTCACCTCACCGATCCGGCGCTATGCCGATCTGATCGTGCACCGCGCACTGGTCGGATCGCTTGGCCTTGGCGAAGGCGGCATTACACCGGAGCAAGAAGCAGCGCTGGAAACCATTTCCGCGGAAATTTGCGTCACCGAGCGGCGCGCCATGGCGGCCGAACGCGATACAGTGGACCGGCTGGTTGCCCACCACCTCGCCAGCCGCATTGGCGAGGCCTTCACCGGGCGCATTTCCGGGGTGACCAAATCCGGGTTGTTCATCAGCCTGCCTCAATTTGGCGCAGATGGATTCGTCCCGATTTCGACACTCGGGCTTGACTATTATCATCATGATGAGGCTCATCAGGCGCTGACGGGGGAGAAAACCGGGCTTGGATACCGGCTCGGAGATGAGGTGGAGATCAAAATCGTCGAAGTGATCCCGCTGGCCGGCTCGATGCGATTCGAGATGCTCAGCGAGGGACACAAGATGCCCGCGGGCACCCGCTCGTTCCACAAGTCCGGCCGTGCGCGCCGGGGTGGTCCCAAAAAACCCGGGACACGGCCAGCTCGCGGCCGGCGCTGAGACAGCGTTGCACAACAATTTGAGGCGTGAAAACGCCCTATCATAATCAGGAGATGAGCCATGC is a window from the Hoeflea sp. IMCC20628 genome containing:
- the rnr gene encoding ribonuclease R: MTLGHPPRKPGTAKPKPGKTDDKTEDARPAFRRGDMPDKDTILQFLSENPDRASKRDIAKAFGLKGDTRAELKDMLRNLEEEGMIERDRKMLRRPGTLPAVAVLEITVRNPDGDLIARPAEWLEDHGEAPPVTVRQSNAGRDRSKSRAPSTAAGIGDRVLARIFATTHGAKTTYTARIMKVLDRREGLVLGVFRALPDGGGRLMPIERRGEEFAIAADAAGNAKDGDLVEVESIKLSRMGLPQAKVHAVLGSVDGEKAISMIAIHSHGIPHVFPAEVIEAAENAKPAPLSGREDWRKIPLITIDPHDAKDHDDAVFAEEDPSPDNPGGIIATVAIADVSWYVRTGSPLDREALKRGNSAYFPDRVVPMLPERISNDLCSLREGEDRPALALRMVFSSEGRKIGHKFHRVMIKSAAKLSYQQAQAAIDGNPDDKSGPLLETVLKPLWAAYAVLKRERNRRQPLDLDMPERKILLTPEGKVDKVIVPERLDAHRLIEEFMIQANVAAAETLEKRKQALIYRVHDQPSLAKQEVLREFLGTLGLSLARGAAIRASSFNGILAKASGEPYQGMVNEMVLRSQSQAIYSPENLGHFGLNLMKYAHFTSPIRRYADLIVHRALVGSLGLGEGGITPEQEAALETISAEICVTERRAMAAERDTVDRLVAHHLASRIGEAFTGRISGVTKSGLFISLPQFGADGFVPISTLGLDYYHHDEAHQALTGEKTGLGYRLGDEVEIKIVEVIPLAGSMRFEMLSEGHKMPAGTRSFHKSGRARRGGPKKPGTRPARGRR